A window of the Xenopus laevis strain J_2021 chromosome 9_10L, Xenopus_laevis_v10.1, whole genome shotgun sequence genome harbors these coding sequences:
- the XB22064859.L gene encoding uncharacterized protein XB22064859.L: MASFSILWIVIALRISHAYGGLVHCNCKLSSEQKGEDVTVTCNNIRDLEHIKVMECKESSTECDASLTRLEVTRSNKSLKNELGLLTFHHANRTSELRLYRRQNSGCYCMTVVAGNGYEKCNLQLEGKAQEQTPSEHTPESGTQTSYSNDSVKPPEMYQDSPRIWYLPLIIVAAATVIALYIYMKRRRTGQTHMNESMQTMLEKV, from the exons TCTATCCTGTGGATTGTCATTGCCCTGCGTATATCCCATGCTTATGGCG GGCTGGTACACTGTAACTGTAAGCTGAGTTCAGAACAAAAAGGTGAAGATGTCACTGTGACCTGTAATAATATCCGTGATTTGGAACATATAAAAGTGATGGAATGCAAGGAAAGTTCCACGGAATGTGATGCATCACTCACACGTTTGGAAGTAACCAGAAGTAACAAAAGTTTGAAGAATGAATTGGGCTTGTTAACGTTTCACCATGCCAATAGGACATCAGAGTTAAGACTGTACAGACGGCAGAACAGCGGATGCTACTGTATGACTGTGGTTGCTGGCAATGGGTATGAAAAATGTAACCTTCAACTGGAAGGGAAAG CTCAAGAGCAGACACCTTCGGAACATACTCCGGAATCTGGAACCCAAA CATCGTATTCCAATGATTCGGTCAAACCACCAGAAATGTACCAGG acTCACCCAGGATATGGTATTTGCCTCTGATCATAGTGGCGGCTGCCACTGTCATTGCCCTTTACATCTATATG AAGCGGAGGAGGACAGGACAAACACACATGAATGAAAGTATGCAAACAATGTTAGAGAAAGTCTGA